One Lepus europaeus isolate LE1 chromosome 4, mLepTim1.pri, whole genome shotgun sequence genomic window, GTGAAGTGCTCCTCACGTGGCCTTTGAGGGTGGCAGCATGCCAGCAGTGTCCACGTGCGCCTCACATAGGATGCTCCTGGGGGAGCAGTGAGGGGGCAGCATCTCCAGGGCCTTTTATCCAGACCCTCGTTAGGGAAGGACAGAACCTCCATCCTGGACACCGTGGGTCCCGGGGACTCAGGACTGCCTGCTGTTCCCCCGCAGGCATCGGCCCTGACGGACACATCGCCTTCAACGAGCCGGGCTCCAGTCTGGTGTCCAGGACCCGGGTGAAGACGTTGGCCATGGACACTATCCTGGCCAATGCCAGGTTCTTCGACGGAGACCTGGCCAAGGTGCCCACCATGGCCCTGACGGTGGGTGTGGGTACCGTCATGGATGCAAGAGAGGTAAGGGCGCAAGGGGTGGGGCCAGAGACTTTGTTCATTTTAACTAGGCCGCTACCACCTGAatatgctcttttttaaaaactcttaattggaaggcagagagagagtgaccatctcctggtttactctccaaatgcccacaacagctggggctgggccagatcaaaaccaggatccaggagctcactctgggtctgccatgtgggtggctgggacccaaatacttgagccatcacctgctgccctccaggtggcacattagcaggacaccgGAATCGGGAGAACTGGGACATAAGCtcaggcactgcagatgggaTGCAAGTGCCAAGCAGTGTGTTCACCACAGcgtacaacacctgcccccaaataCGTTCTTGCTAAacgtgacaacagcatcccaaggcttctgatccagcctcctgctgacgtggaccatgggaggcagcagatggctcaagcgctggagtccctgcctcttggcttccacctgccctggccctggccgttgtggccacttgggatgtggaccagaggatggaagagtgctcgctcgctctctctctctccctctctctctctctctctctcttgctctttcaaataagcaaaaacagataAACTTTTAACACCCACACTTACCCTTCCAGCCGTTTGGGGGGCTTGTGTGTCACGGCTGTTTTCCGGCCCACAGGTGATGATCCTCATCACAGGCGCGCACAAGGCCTTTGCGCTGTACAAGGCCATTGAGGAGGGCGTGAACCACATGTGGACGGTGTCTGCCTTCCAGCAGCACCCGCGCACCGTGTTTGTGTGTGATGAGGATGCCACCCTGGAGCTGAAGGTGAAGACTGTCAAGTACTTCaaaggtgaggaggggagggcaTGGCCCGGGCGGCAGCCGAGGGTGCGCTAGGAGTGCGGGGCAGAGCTGCCGTTCGCCCTCTGGCCATTGTAACTGCCAACCGTGCCCTCACTAACAACCAGGCCCTGCTCGCTGTCTGCGTTGGTGTCTTCCGTTGGTGACGCAGGGTCCAGCTCTGGAGATGTTTGCTCTGAGGAAGGAAAAGGCAGAACTGCACTCAAGGGCTGTGTGGCGATCCCACAGCAGCTGAGTCTCGGGCCTCTGGCAGGACTGCCGTCTAGGGGAGGCACAGAACTGGCTGCCCGCGGAATCTGGTGCTTGAAAATCCACCGGGGCGCTCCCCATAGGCCTGCAACAGGTAGAGAGGAGCCAGGCAACAGCCAGGAGtcgggaattccatccaggtctcctacacgggtggcagggacccaagcacttgagccacagAGCTTTAAGCAAATTGATGTGAAAATCCTCATTTACCAAGCAGGTCAATTAGGAATTTGttctttgttgaaaagattaacagttggggctggcactatgacatagcgggtaaagctacctcctacagtgctggcatcccatgtgggtgctggttcaagtcccagctgctccacttctgatccagctctctgctgtggcctgggaaagcagtacaagatggcccaagtccttgggcccctgctcccatgtgggagatccagaggagtctcctggcttcagataggcacagctgtggccgttgtagccatctagggagtgaaccagcaatggaagacccccctctgcCTTTacgtaataaatctttaaataaaaattaagggcTAAGTAGCCACCTCCCCTGGTGATTGTATTTGCGTGAGTTCCATGAACTCTGACACTAATTCCGAGAAGATGTTTGTCGTTTGCAGACAACACAGAAAAAAGACATGTCCGTGCTGGAACAAAATTTGAAAGCACCCAGATGTTAGTGTGGAGAATCACAGGGTTCTAGCAGCAGTAACCgctttttgttcttaattttttatagGTTTAATGCTTGTTCATAACAAGTTGGTGGACCCCTTGTACAGCATCAAGGAGAAAGAAACTGAGAAAAGCCAGTCTTCTAAGAAGCCATACAGCGATTAGTGCGTTGGGGGGAGCTGCTACCGAGTACCTCCTAGGGACAGGGCTTTCTGGAGACTGTCTTTAGGAGAACATAGTTGTCTCTTTAATCCAGTCTGGTTACTCAGATCTAAGTGGGGAGGTGATCTCGGCTTGGGGCTAGCAGCCTGGCCGTGCAGTCCAGCCACAGGGAGAATGGAACTTATCTAGGAAAGAAAAACCTCAGATAGCACTGCTGGCACTCTGCCCGCCCCTGCCAGGTCAGGGGCACTCCTTCGGTTCTGTCTCAGCCGCTGTTCACACGGGCAGCACTCGCCCCGGCTCTCCAGCGGGAGGCCACTGTGGGCTGCTCAGCACCAACACTCCCCCTGGGtagagtcctgggtgctcctccctAGACGCCTGCTCCTTATTTGAGAACCATGGTCCCAGATTCAGGAGCCAGCTCTCACAGCACCTAGAGGTGAGTGAGGAAGCGGTGGCCCCGGTCAGACCCGTCTTTTCTCCAGTGTTCTGTCTGCTCTCACAGCTGGCTTTCCCTGCCCCAGGCGGGCTCCCCCAGGGGACGGTTCAGGCAGGAGGGGCTGAGGAGGTAGCTTTTGCTGTAAACCCAAAAcccccaggggcccagccacgTCAGACTCTGCTCCCTCGGGGCCCCAAGGGGAAAGTGGAAACCAGCTTCCCTCCAGAGGCCTCGCTCTGGTTTCTGCCATTTACATAGTCAGTAGTCCGGACACAGTCCACTGGGCCAGCAGACTCGGCCCCGAGTTCAGGGGCGCGTGGAGCCGAGGCAACAGGCTGGCAGGCGACTCCAGTGCTACACTCTTGCTTCCCGAGGAGTTGAGTGCCATGACCAGCCCTAAATGCTTCTGGCACTGTTTCCCAGTCGAAAATCCACTGCTCTTCTCACCGTCCCGGGTGCACGCTGTGGTCCAAGGCTGAGAACTGGGCAAGCAGAGGCCCTGGGCCCACGGCCTCCTCCTCGGCCTGCCTCTCGCCCCCCGCAGCCTTCGTGGAgtggctgctgccccctgctccctgttgctgttcctcttcctgggAGAGCTCCACGGCCGGGCTCGGCCTCAGCCTCACAGTGCTGTGTCTGGTACCAGCGTTTCATCTGTAGTTTTTATACTCAATTGTGCTGTTATTCTGTTTTAAGCTACCAATCAATGGACTTGTTTGCACTgtgatatttttctattaaattcagtactttaaaaaaaaaaaaaaaagcgttatCTGTGAATTTCAACCCACAAACTCAAAAGGTCGTCTTCCGAGATTTTGTTTCCAGAGTTTCTGTATTTTGGAAGTAGCCCGTGAGCAAAGCTTCACAGTCGGTCCTCACAAGGGCTGGTGGGAAGGTCGTGAGCACAGCACCCATCTACTGAGCTCTTCACTCATGAGAGCGAAAATCAAAGGGTTCATCAAAATGAAGCACCTTTGTGGAAAAGGGTAAACACGTGAGCAGTACACTCATATTCTGGCTGTACCTGAGATCCAGACAAGGCCACAGCTGTGAAAAAGAATAATGCAAGTTTGTGATGAGGGATGCAAACAGTGAATGGAATAGAAAAGTCTGGTCTTGTTGCTTAATTAATGTAATGGAGTACCTTGGGTCAGTGCAATCAATGGAGCTGGAAGTTGGGAGAACGGTgtgatttcttaattttattgaaaTGGAATTTACATGTTGATAAAATTCACCCACTAAGTATCACTCTGGTGACGTGTGTTAAAGTTATCGGAGTCGTGCAGTTCCTCGCCACAAGCCATTTAACACCGAGAAGCTTcccactgctccccaggctgCCACGGCTCTGCCTGGTGTCTACAGATTTCCCCTTTTTTGCTGACATAAAGGGAGTCACAGGACATGTCGTCTTCTGTGTCCGACTTCTTAAGCAGGACAGTCTTTAAGGGCCATCCATCTAGCAGGTGCCAGTGGACCACTCCGTTTCATTGCTGAGCAGTACTCCAGTTGAGAAGCGTTTAAACATTCAGTAGTTacgttataaaaaaaaaaatcatgcagacATACGAGAGATGTTTATATGAACCCGGGACCTTGGGTCTCAGGCTGGCTTCCCTAGTGGTGCCAGCCTGACCAAGTGGTGCACAGACCCTGGGGCCACTTGGGCCTCCTCAGGGCTCCTCAAAGAGGAACCATGGTGGGCCATGGTTAGCTTGTCACCAGAAAATAAAGGCACTTTACAAATTGTTTTGAGTCAGTGTTGTGAGGGCAAAGCAGCCAGTGAAATGGTCCCCACTGCTCAGGTTGTAATCATTTGATGAAAAAAGAAACGTGAAATACAGCAGACTGGGGCCAGCCGGACCTGTGGAGAGCAAGTCTGACACTCCAAAGGGAAAGGCAGTATTTGAGGTGTACGCGGAGTTGGAGGAAACAGAGGGGATTTGTTTAAATAACAAGTGGCAGTGCTGACACAAGCTGAGGTCACCTTCCCTCAATTACACCTGTATATAAAGTAGAAatggggccatcgctgtggcgcagtgggtaaagccgccgcctgcagtgccggcatcccatacgagcgccaattccagtcccagctgctccacttccgatccagctccctactaatggcctgggaaagtagtagaagatggcccaagtccttgggcccctgcagctgtgtgggagacccagaggaagctcctggctcctgccttcagattggtgcaactccagccagtgtggccaatcagggagtgaaggggagtgaaccagtggatgcaagtcCACTCTATCTGACTCtacctctttaatttttttcaaagaaatcttaaaaaaaaaaaaaaaaaaggtagaaagggATGCAGGGTCTGGGATGCTCGTGCCCCTGTGGCTGTCACTCTCACTGCTCAGCTCTCTCTGCTCTGGTGCTTCCCCATCCTCCAGTGTAGACAGCAATCCCTGATTCCCACCCTCGCCCTGCGGCTGGCTCAGACCCACTTAGTGCCTGGAACGCGTTTTGCTTCCCACTAGATACCAACTCCATGAAGGCTAACAGTcctgctctcccccaccccataatgGCACCTGGACAGCTGGGGCAGCGGCACATGCAGGACTACCAGCTGGGCGTCTCTACCCAAGAGCAGTGATCACACACCGTGGGCCCACTGAGGCACTAACCTTGCTCTGGGAACCAAAATCCACCCAtggtgagatgctggtgctgcacacATCTGTTTCCAGTAAGCCACCCCAAGGCAGGCTGCGGAGTTATGAGAAAGCCGCGCTGGGGGCCCCGAGGGAGCCCTCACCGCCAGCCCCAGTTCACTGAGTCCGCCTCTCtcgggccccagccccaccagctCTCACTGCCTTGAAGCCAGTCCTACAGCGGGCCCTCTTCTCAGCCTGCAGCATCCAAGGGTCCTCTTCTCCTGGACCACTCCCCTCAGCCCGAGGACAATTTAGAAACGGGGTCAGCATCTGGCcagcggttaagacaccagttagacTTCACATCCCGCAACAGAGTGCCCACGTTCAacatcagctccagctcctgactctggctccctgctaatgtccaccctgggaggcagcaggtgatggctcaagtactgggtccctgctacccacgtgggagacctgtgtggagttcctggcgcccagccccagccacacctGGGGGCTCTTGTGgacatctcaggagtgaaccagcagatgaagctaagaatttttttaaaataaattactaagTAAAACGTCTCCAACTCCAGTCTTTCCCTGCCATTCCTGTGGTCTTCTCATTACAGTTATACTTCATAACTGTCCCAGTTTTTTGGATATTCTGGGTATTTTCCCCCCATTCCCACTTCCAATCTCCAAATGTCAGTTTGGGAAGTTCCTGCTGAGGCCTCAGATCACCGAGTCTTTCCTGGCGAGGCTCCGGTGTTCAGTCCCATCTCCATGCTCTCCCCAGCACTGGCTTTTGTTCTGCATCTGTCTGCTTGCACGCCCTCGCTGCTCTCGCACATCATCGCCACGTCTTCCCACCAGAGGCCGTAGCACACGATCGTCACGTGAACTGCCCAGCCAGCCCCCAAGTCTCTGCACGCCAGCCTGGCTCTGACGCTCGCTCTCTGTCCCCGTTCTGCAGcccttcttaatttccttttcactGGACAGCCAGACGCGATGAGCTGAGTGACAGGAACGGCCTTCGCCTCGAGGCTGGCCTGGTGTGGCTGCAGCTGCAGGTGTCAGGGCCACAGTTCCCCTCAGCGTCCCTGCTTTCATCGCCCTGCTGTCCCTGGGCTTCCCCAGAAACTCCTTAACCTAGAGCCTGGGTCCCGTGGCTCTCGGTGGGTATCCACTGGTGTGAGGCACTGTGGAGAAGCGGCCTACAACCTTAACAATCCGAACTTGcaatctgttgtgttttttttttttttttttttttttttttttttaacagcaggtTCCAGTCCCTGGACTGCAAGCTACAAAATATTCCCAGTTGTTTTCCCCTCCTCTGAAGTCAGACAGGAAGGCCCGCGGGACGTGAGActgcactgccctcccctccccatggcAGAGGCAGCCTCGGAGGCGGCTTTTCCCCGCTGCCCTAGAACAGAAGGCTCTCGTGACTCTGGCTGCATGTCCAGGTTGCCCCCTTGCTGCTCTCCTTGCCTGAGGTCCGAGAGGATGCTCCTGCTTTCTTCACAGGGAGAACCCAGCAGGGCTGCCGGGGCCCCTCAGCCAGCCTCCAGGTGTCAGCTGGAAGCTGGTCCATGCTCAGCCCAGCAACACGCTTACACAAAGCTCCAGGCTTCCACTTTGACTGAGCCCTCCTGGATTGCCATGGCCCTCTGGTTTTGGGGTGCAGTTTGCCCTGTGATCTCAAGTCTGATGATCTAGGAAAAGCCGTCCATTTCCAGCTGGCTCAGCCTCTTCCTGTTACGAGGCCATCGCTCGCTCACTCCACATtattccctcccccagcccagttAAAACAGCCAGAAGCCCCCATGACAATGCTGACCACTCCACTGTCAGAGCTCCTCCCACCTGACCGAGTGCAGCGTGACACCACTGACTGGCTTCTGGGATGCCACATGCTTCTCCCCTGCCCGCCACGGACTGCCCAGTCCTCGGAGCTCTCTATACAACTTTATCCCCTGGTAGTCTCGCCCAGGCGACTCACGCTGACATCTCTCGCTTGAGTCACCATTGACTGCCTACCCAACAGCTCAACTAGGGTAATGACCAGGTACCTCACTTACCTGTCCACAACATTCCCAATTTTCACCAGCAAACTTGAGCTACCTACGGGCTTCTCCATCTCAACTGCTAAGGCGAAACTACCTCACCACCAACCCCGACGCTCACTTCCTCACATTACACATCCAACCTATGAGCAAATTCTGTGGGTTTTCCCTTCAGGTTAAAGTACAGAATCTAACCAGGTTCCAAGATTCCAACTGCTGGCACCCTGGCTCAAGCCACCTGCTCGTCGCACCCGAGTCACTGCAAAAGGCCTCAACACTGCCCTGTTCTCAACCTTGCTCACCCGTCCCTAGAGCCAAGCCAGACCTTACTATTCCTCTTCCCAAAGCCCCACAGGCTCCACCCCTGGCACAGTGGAAGTGCACACGGGGTCCCAGGCAGGCCATGGCATTGCCCACTCGTAACTGTCCAGCCTTCCTGGCTAGTGTCATTCCTGGAGCCATTgaccggcccccagcccctggcctctgcctggaacCCTCCAGCACACATGGTGTGCGCCGCACGGCCACGCCTCTGTTCAAGGGCTACTCGGCAGCACTGCCCTGCCTTCATTCCCCAGCTTCTCTCCCCAGCACTTACCTTCTGAGGAGCCACATTAGGGTAGCTGTTTTCTTCTTTCGGGTTTGTTTGCTTTGACAACGAAGAGAGGAACCCAGGCAAGGAAAAGCAGGTGTGCTGACTTAGCACCCAGTGACGCTGGCGTCAGAATCCAGGTTTTCGAAGCACACATCTTCTCCAAAGCCTCCTCCGGCTCAGAGACCCAGGACTCCCCGGCCACCTGAGCAGCTGCAGCATCTACACTAGGGCTGCCGAGAGCG contains:
- the GNPDA1 gene encoding glucosamine-6-phosphate isomerase 1 → MKLIILDHYSQASEWAAKYIRNRIIQFNPGPDKYFTLGLPTGSTPLGCYKKLIEYYKNGDLSFKYVKTFNMDEYVGLPRDHPESYHSFMWNNFFKHIDIHPENTHILDGNAADLQAECDAFEEKIKAAGGIELFVGGIGPDGHIAFNEPGSSLVSRTRVKTLAMDTILANARFFDGDLAKVPTMALTVGVGTVMDAREVMILITGAHKAFALYKAIEEGVNHMWTVSAFQQHPRTVFVCDEDATLELKVKTVKYFKGLMLVHNKLVDPLYSIKEKETEKSQSSKKPYSD